In Kushneria marisflavi, the following are encoded in one genomic region:
- a CDS encoding putative bifunctional diguanylate cyclase/phosphodiesterase: protein MRISHKYLRYGLVLWMTGLISVLVVTSFFGARNLAIMILGLALVAVLFAWHRTRLRNRQLYQQLHYPDNRLSSHERLRYDRSEQRFRALLESLPRVAVQGYDRKRRVIYWNAASTQLYGYMPDEVMGCRFEELIIPKGMRESVIRAHQSWINEGVEIPASEMELVHKSGRNVAVFSHHVMLGQHTNNPLMFCVDVDLSVQKQAHRDLEFIRRYDPLTLLPNRAAFIAELNRLIEDEDRHRAPLAVLFIDIENFSEINDSLGYEQGNHLLTQVAERLSQNSYTSDLLARFGNDEFIMACTHLDSRRHALQLIDRVNSMFELPFLLDGKSHHITVSQGISLFPDNGEDAQSLVYAANVARNRARMPGESRFQIFSHEFHRDLIYQHELLKRLENAIDQQELALHFQPQISRSGRIESMEALLRWFPAEGGMISPAEFIPLAERFGLMGSLGNWAIEALCRQQASWKAQGLHGYRVDINLSGEHLRTTIMLEQLEKTMQRYQLSMRDIGIEITENVLVQADEAVKNHLQTLYHRGMKIAIDDFGTGYSSLAYLKQFPVTSLKIDRTFVMDSPQSLQDRAILAGIVFIGHRLGLEVIAEGVETSEQLELVQELNVDLVQGFYFFRSMRAERITPLLETQPLFRGRQNASHKK from the coding sequence ATGCGCATTTCGCACAAGTACCTGCGCTATGGTCTTGTTCTATGGATGACAGGCCTGATATCGGTGCTGGTGGTCACATCTTTTTTTGGTGCGCGCAATCTGGCGATCATGATTCTGGGACTGGCACTGGTCGCCGTGCTGTTTGCCTGGCATCGTACCCGGCTGCGTAATCGACAGCTCTATCAACAGCTTCACTATCCGGACAATCGTCTTAGCAGCCATGAGCGTTTGCGCTATGACCGCAGCGAACAGCGCTTTCGAGCGCTGCTTGAAAGCCTGCCGCGCGTTGCCGTGCAGGGCTATGATCGTAAACGACGCGTCATTTACTGGAATGCCGCCAGTACCCAGCTCTATGGCTACATGCCTGATGAGGTGATGGGCTGTCGGTTTGAAGAGCTGATCATTCCGAAAGGCATGCGCGAGTCGGTCATACGTGCGCACCAGAGCTGGATCAACGAAGGGGTAGAAATCCCGGCCAGTGAAATGGAGCTGGTACACAAGTCAGGGCGGAACGTGGCGGTCTTTTCGCACCACGTGATGCTTGGACAGCACACCAATAATCCGCTGATGTTTTGTGTGGATGTTGATCTGTCAGTGCAAAAGCAGGCACATCGTGATCTTGAATTCATTCGGCGTTATGACCCGCTGACGCTACTGCCTAATCGTGCAGCTTTCATTGCCGAGCTCAACCGATTGATCGAGGATGAGGATCGTCATCGGGCGCCCTTGGCGGTCCTGTTTATCGACATCGAGAATTTCTCCGAAATCAATGACTCGCTGGGATATGAGCAAGGAAATCATCTACTGACTCAGGTCGCCGAGCGGCTCTCCCAGAACAGTTACACTTCCGATTTACTGGCACGGTTTGGCAATGACGAATTCATCATGGCCTGCACACACCTTGATTCAAGACGCCATGCCCTGCAGTTGATCGACCGGGTCAACAGCATGTTTGAACTGCCATTTCTGCTGGATGGCAAGTCTCATCACATCACGGTCAGTCAGGGCATCAGCCTTTTTCCTGATAATGGCGAAGATGCCCAGTCACTGGTCTATGCCGCCAATGTCGCGCGCAACCGTGCCCGGATGCCGGGTGAAAGCCGGTTTCAGATATTCAGTCACGAGTTTCACCGCGATCTGATTTATCAGCATGAACTGCTCAAGCGTCTGGAAAATGCCATCGATCAACAAGAGCTGGCGCTGCATTTTCAGCCCCAGATATCGCGTAGTGGTCGTATCGAAAGCATGGAGGCGTTGCTGCGCTGGTTTCCTGCTGAGGGTGGAATGATCTCTCCTGCAGAGTTCATTCCGCTGGCGGAACGGTTTGGGCTGATGGGGAGTCTGGGGAATTGGGCCATCGAGGCGCTTTGCCGCCAGCAGGCCAGCTGGAAGGCGCAGGGACTCCATGGCTACCGTGTGGACATCAATCTTTCCGGAGAGCATCTGCGTACCACGATCATGCTTGAGCAGCTGGAAAAAACGATGCAGCGTTACCAGCTTTCCATGCGCGATATCGGTATCGAGATTACCGAAAATGTTCTGGTGCAGGCTGATGAAGCGGTAAAGAACCATTTGCAAACGCTTTACCATCGTGGCATGAAAATTGCGATTGATGACTTCGGCACCGGTTATTCCTCGCTGGCCTATCTAAAGCAGTTTCCCGTCACCTCACTCAAGATCGATCGTACCTTTGTGATGGATTCGCCTCAGAGTCTTCAGGACCGGGCCATTCTGGCAGGTATCGTCTTTATCGGGCACCGACTCGGTCTTGAAGTCATCGCAGAAGGGGTCGAAACCAGCGAGCAGCTGGAGCTGGTTCAGGAGCTCAACGTCGATCTTGTTCAGGGGTTTTATTTCTTTCGATCCATGCGAGCCGAACGAATCACGCCACTGCTTGAAACACAGCCCCTGTTTCGAGGGCGACAGAACGCCTCACACAAAAAGTAA
- a CDS encoding Crp/Fnr family transcriptional regulator, with protein sequence MLDRDRCLVRNFKHYCALDETEAELLAALEKTPQTVSNAQMLWEENHFAETLCVLSEGWACSYRSMDDGTRQILNIFLPGDVVGLSDFSPRRHLTSVAMLTEGVICRFPFKNLTDIFTTSPRLTTVLFSLAGQQQAIMAERLVNMGRRTAREKVAHFICEMHLRLRKTCPDITHRFNLPLSQQVLADVLGLSAVHVSRTFSELREEGLLYRERNRIEIPDLEAFYDVANFSDIYLGDSISELLKLIENDGSTLR encoded by the coding sequence ATGTTGGACAGGGATCGCTGCCTGGTGCGTAACTTCAAACATTATTGTGCGCTTGATGAGACGGAAGCCGAGCTTCTGGCAGCGCTGGAAAAGACGCCTCAGACCGTATCGAATGCCCAGATGCTATGGGAGGAGAACCATTTCGCTGAAACCCTTTGTGTTCTCAGTGAGGGCTGGGCATGTTCATACCGGTCAATGGATGATGGCACTCGCCAGATCCTTAATATCTTTTTGCCGGGGGATGTGGTCGGTTTGAGTGATTTTTCACCTCGACGCCATCTGACGTCGGTGGCCATGCTGACAGAAGGCGTGATTTGCCGTTTTCCTTTCAAGAATTTGACAGATATCTTCACGACATCTCCCAGGTTGACCACCGTGCTGTTTTCGCTGGCGGGGCAGCAGCAGGCCATCATGGCAGAGCGTCTGGTCAACATGGGCCGACGCACTGCGCGTGAAAAGGTGGCGCATTTCATCTGTGAAATGCATTTGCGTTTGCGAAAGACCTGCCCGGACATCACGCATCGGTTCAACCTGCCGCTGTCGCAGCAGGTGCTGGCAGATGTTCTCGGGCTTTCAGCCGTTCACGTCAGTCGTACCTTCTCCGAACTCCGTGAGGAAGGGCTTTTATATCGTGAGCGTAATCGAATCGAGATTCCGGATCTGGAGGCCTTCTATGACGTCGCCAATTTCTCGGATATCTACCTGGGCGATAGTATCAGCGAGCTGTTAAAGCTGATTGAAAACGATGGCTCTACGCTGCGTTGA
- a CDS encoding helix-turn-helix domain-containing protein, with amino-acid sequence MDNHALQRLGHHLTTMRQQRAWSLSLLAEKAGIAKSSLSRLEQGQGNPTLDTLWRLALQLETPFSALIAETLGSVTDGNISISLLKRHHDALPVDIYLMTLAPNASRHAHPHAMGTRETIQVIGGSLQAGVEQAPLTLIIGEIHQFAADQPHLYRAGPTGATALVTIFYAKGDMT; translated from the coding sequence ATGGATAATCATGCCCTGCAGCGTCTTGGACACCACCTCACGACAATGCGCCAGCAAAGGGCGTGGTCACTGAGCCTTCTGGCAGAAAAGGCCGGCATTGCCAAGTCAAGCCTGTCACGACTTGAGCAGGGCCAGGGCAACCCCACCCTCGATACCCTGTGGCGTCTGGCACTGCAACTGGAAACACCTTTCAGCGCGCTGATCGCCGAAACCCTGGGCAGCGTCACTGACGGCAATATCTCGATCTCCCTGCTCAAGCGTCATCATGATGCCCTGCCCGTCGACATCTATCTCATGACGCTGGCTCCCAACGCCTCGCGTCATGCCCACCCGCATGCCATGGGCACTCGTGAAACAATCCAGGTCATCGGCGGCAGTCTGCAGGCCGGCGTCGAGCAGGCACCGCTTACGCTGATCATCGGAGAGATTCATCAGTTTGCGGCGGATCAGCCGCACCTCTACAGAGCAGGCCCAACGGGTGCCACGGCACTGGTCACCATCTTTTATGCCAAAGGAGACATGACATGA
- a CDS encoding DNA-3-methyladenine glycosylase I, translating into MKDMPSPVRCTWVQGNPVLAHYHDHEWGVPEFDSQALWEKLILDGFQAGLSWLVVLKKRDAFREAFEGFDPERVARFTEQDVERLLLNAGIIRSRAKIESAIGNAQAFLSMQDQGEDFATFCWSMIGDRPIQGLPPVPTQTPLSAAFSKALKARGFKFVGPTIVYAWMQATGMVNDHAPDCHRRRVVAAMGEPRMPRS; encoded by the coding sequence ATGAAGGATATGCCCTCACCAGTACGATGCACGTGGGTTCAGGGAAATCCTGTACTGGCGCACTACCACGATCATGAATGGGGCGTGCCGGAGTTCGACAGTCAGGCCCTGTGGGAGAAGCTGATCCTTGATGGCTTTCAGGCCGGCCTTTCGTGGCTGGTCGTGTTGAAAAAGCGTGATGCCTTTCGCGAGGCCTTTGAAGGATTTGATCCCGAGCGTGTTGCCCGCTTTACCGAGCAGGATGTCGAACGGCTGCTGCTCAATGCAGGCATCATTCGCTCACGTGCCAAGATTGAGTCAGCCATTGGCAATGCTCAGGCGTTTTTAAGCATGCAGGATCAGGGGGAGGACTTCGCAACCTTTTGCTGGTCAATGATAGGCGATCGACCGATTCAAGGCCTGCCGCCCGTGCCAACGCAAACGCCGCTGTCAGCTGCGTTTTCAAAAGCACTCAAGGCAAGAGGCTTCAAGTTTGTCGGGCCTACGATCGTGTATGCCTGGATGCAGGCAACGGGGATGGTCAATGACCATGCGCCGGATTGTCATCGGCGCCGGGTGGTTGCGGCGATGGGGGAGCCCCGCATGCCGCGGTCATGA
- a CDS encoding DUF421 domain-containing protein encodes MNPILHTIVVGILSYLILIIVLRVSGKRTLSKWNAFDFVTTIALGSILATALTSTQVSLAQSITAFVVIVMLQFVITFFSVRSRGVLKLIKSQPTLLLFRGQYCCDAMQRERVAKTEIMAAIREKGMADVEKVHAVVLETDGSFSVIGSAGDHDSALEGVDGLPGQ; translated from the coding sequence ATGAACCCCATTCTGCATACAATCGTGGTCGGTATTTTAAGTTATCTGATCCTGATCATCGTTTTGCGCGTCTCCGGCAAGCGAACCCTGTCAAAATGGAACGCCTTCGATTTTGTCACCACCATCGCGCTGGGCTCCATTCTGGCCACTGCGCTGACCTCAACGCAGGTCTCCCTCGCCCAGAGCATTACCGCATTTGTGGTGATCGTGATGCTGCAGTTTGTGATCACCTTCTTCTCGGTGCGTTCACGCGGCGTGCTCAAGTTGATTAAGTCCCAGCCCACCCTGCTGCTTTTCAGGGGGCAGTACTGCTGTGATGCCATGCAGCGCGAGCGGGTGGCAAAGACAGAAATCATGGCCGCCATTCGTGAAAAGGGCATGGCCGATGTCGAGAAGGTTCACGCCGTTGTTCTGGAAACCGATGGTAGTTTCAGTGTGATTGGCAGTGCTGGAGATCACGACTCGGCACTGGAGGGTGTCGACGGCCTCCCGGGGCAATAG
- the fghA gene encoding S-formylglutathione hydrolase: protein MTQSIEQLSATRSHGGWVKRFSHRSQVLDCDMTFGIFLPPQTENGPVPVLWWLSGLTCTDENFMQKAGAQKMAARLGMAIICPDTSPRGTDLPGERESYDFGSGAGFYLNAKKAPWDKHYHMYDYVTSELPALVREHFPISEREAISGHSMGGHGALICALKQPGRYASISAFSPVVNPVDCPWGEKAFSHYLGEDRGEWSNWDACELILAGASKQPMLIDQGEDDQFLENQLKPDHLEKACHLQGVPLKLRRHEGYDHSYFFVASFIDDHLEYHARHLLADQA from the coding sequence ATGACGCAGTCCATCGAACAGTTGAGCGCTACCCGAAGCCATGGGGGGTGGGTCAAGCGCTTCAGCCATCGCTCGCAGGTACTTGATTGCGACATGACCTTTGGCATTTTTTTACCGCCACAGACGGAAAATGGCCCCGTGCCGGTACTGTGGTGGCTCTCCGGACTGACCTGCACTGATGAAAACTTCATGCAAAAGGCCGGCGCCCAGAAAATGGCCGCCAGGCTGGGCATGGCGATTATCTGCCCGGATACCAGCCCGCGCGGCACTGATCTGCCGGGTGAGCGCGAAAGCTATGACTTCGGTTCAGGCGCCGGTTTTTATCTGAATGCCAAAAAGGCGCCCTGGGACAAGCACTATCACATGTATGACTATGTGACGAGCGAGCTTCCGGCGCTGGTTCGTGAACATTTCCCCATCAGCGAACGTGAAGCCATCAGCGGACACTCCATGGGTGGCCATGGTGCCTTGATCTGTGCGCTGAAACAGCCCGGCCGCTATGCCAGTATCTCGGCCTTTTCGCCCGTCGTTAATCCGGTGGACTGCCCCTGGGGTGAAAAGGCCTTCAGCCACTATCTGGGAGAGGATCGTGGCGAGTGGTCCAATTGGGATGCCTGTGAGCTGATATTGGCCGGCGCTTCCAAACAGCCCATGCTCATTGATCAGGGGGAAGATGATCAATTCCTTGAAAACCAGCTCAAGCCGGATCATCTGGAAAAGGCCTGCCACCTTCAGGGCGTCCCCCTGAAGCTCCGCCGTCACGAAGGCTATGACCACAGCTATTTTTTTGTGGCAAGTTTCATCGATGACCATCTCGAATATCACGCTCGTCACCTCCTTGCCGATCAGGCGTGA
- a CDS encoding AzlD domain-containing protein codes for MNSAVWWAACATAVGTLLIRMLPLYLMQRRLSRSSDTEGKVTIPAWPSILAPLMIAALLGVSLAPQPVNAVSWVSTLIASLVTLTLWYKTRTLGLPVAAGVAAYAPVLLIGS; via the coding sequence ATGAACAGCGCTGTCTGGTGGGCCGCTTGTGCCACGGCCGTGGGGACCCTGCTGATTCGAATGTTACCGCTTTATCTGATGCAGCGGCGTCTGAGCCGTTCGTCCGACACCGAGGGGAAGGTGACCATACCAGCATGGCCATCGATACTGGCACCGCTGATGATTGCGGCCCTTTTGGGAGTGTCGCTGGCGCCTCAGCCGGTCAATGCGGTGAGCTGGGTCAGTACGCTGATCGCAAGCCTCGTCACGCTGACCCTGTGGTACAAAACACGAACGCTGGGGCTACCGGTGGCGGCCGGGGTGGCCGCCTATGCGCCGGTACTGTTGATCGGGTCATGA
- the mtgA gene encoding monofunctional biosynthetic peptidoglycan transglycosylase: MIGLLLRWCVRILLGAIVLSILLVTLFRFVPLPGSMVMLERKVSSLIDGEPITIHYHWTPWRSLSDQAKLAVIAAEDQKFPYHYGFDLDQVHAAIQAWKEGKSLRGASTISQQTAKNVFLWSDRSWLRKGMEVWFTLLIELIWPKERILEVYLNVVEWDQGVFGLEAAAQHYYGIGASQVTAGQAARLAAVLPNPRHWSPTAPSGRVAQRIAWVRQQMRQLGGTRFLQRLQ; this comes from the coding sequence TTGATCGGACTGCTGCTACGATGGTGCGTCAGAATCCTGTTGGGCGCGATCGTGTTGTCGATACTGCTGGTCACGCTGTTTCGTTTCGTGCCGTTGCCGGGGTCGATGGTCATGCTCGAGCGCAAGGTGAGTTCCCTCATCGATGGTGAGCCCATCACGATTCACTATCACTGGACGCCCTGGCGGTCCCTTTCCGATCAGGCAAAGCTTGCCGTCATTGCCGCCGAGGATCAGAAGTTTCCCTATCACTATGGATTCGATCTGGATCAGGTGCATGCCGCCATCCAGGCCTGGAAGGAAGGCAAAAGCCTGCGTGGTGCCAGTACCATCAGTCAGCAGACCGCCAAGAACGTTTTCCTGTGGTCCGATCGCAGCTGGCTGCGCAAGGGCATGGAGGTCTGGTTTACACTCTTGATCGAGCTGATCTGGCCCAAGGAACGCATCCTTGAGGTTTACCTCAATGTGGTGGAATGGGACCAGGGCGTGTTTGGACTGGAAGCTGCTGCCCAGCATTATTACGGCATCGGCGCCAGTCAGGTCACGGCAGGCCAGGCCGCAAGACTTGCAGCCGTTCTCCCCAATCCTCGTCACTGGAGTCCGACGGCGCCGAGTGGGCGTGTGGCACAGCGCATTGCCTGGGTCAGACAGCAAATGAGACAGCTGGGCGGCACGCGCTTTTTACAGCGTCTACAGTGA
- a CDS encoding AzlC family ABC transporter permease, producing MTATWQMGAREALPLLSGYLPAALSFGLVANQAGFSPFEATALSLLIYAGASQFLFVGMIAGGAPLWLTVVMTLLINARHAIYAISLAPWVTQSRRWPWLMHGLTDQVFALAHYRLPLLDEKERTSWFFGTAIVAWLGWAGGTLLGSLIGEQLIEQWPLLASAMAFALSALFLVLLAPRVTSARWSSALLISAFAALILALNHITNIAVPMAAALGALCFYLLTESAARS from the coding sequence ATGACCGCCACGTGGCAAATGGGCGCTCGCGAAGCCCTGCCACTGCTGAGTGGCTATCTGCCGGCGGCACTCTCCTTTGGTTTGGTGGCCAATCAGGCGGGTTTCAGTCCGTTTGAAGCCACGGCCCTGTCGCTGTTGATCTATGCCGGAGCCTCGCAGTTTCTGTTTGTGGGCATGATTGCGGGCGGCGCGCCGCTATGGCTGACGGTGGTCATGACGCTATTGATCAATGCCCGCCACGCGATCTATGCCATATCACTTGCCCCATGGGTGACACAAAGTCGTCGATGGCCGTGGCTGATGCATGGCCTGACGGATCAGGTGTTTGCGCTGGCGCATTACCGCCTGCCGCTACTGGATGAGAAAGAGCGCACGAGCTGGTTTTTCGGTACCGCCATTGTGGCCTGGCTGGGTTGGGCGGGTGGCACCCTGCTGGGTAGCCTCATCGGTGAGCAACTGATCGAGCAGTGGCCGTTACTGGCCAGTGCCATGGCCTTTGCACTGTCGGCACTTTTTTTGGTGCTGCTGGCACCGCGTGTGACGTCCGCGCGATGGAGTAGTGCGCTACTGATCAGTGCTTTTGCGGCGCTGATACTGGCGCTCAATCACATAACCAACATCGCCGTGCCAATGGCAGCAGCGCTTGGCGCTCTTTGCTTTTATCTTTTGACGGAAAGTGCAGCGAGGAGCTGA
- a CDS encoding 2OG-Fe dioxygenase family protein: MTTTNAQSFWQHNVPAALGEHDWCFTQVRDRVDLSAWQAFTRNLPRDPYVDRRWKRMSWLAIDELGRMKDLGECPMAQGGQYNDAESMADKLRWYPALEQDFLDRPDVRAFVEAWAGLWGLGANEPILMQITGVRGSGELDPLQGQGIHADGCRYLSIMVLDRDNVSGAESVLYADRAGQALLADQVMEPGDVLHLRDDRLFHGAKALRQDDPGQPYERFIIIINSSFVDGFQNRMLRRYFPEAVIHEHIA; the protein is encoded by the coding sequence ATGACCACAACCAATGCACAGTCCTTCTGGCAGCACAATGTCCCGGCAGCGCTCGGCGAACATGACTGGTGCTTTACCCAGGTTCGTGACCGTGTCGACCTGAGTGCCTGGCAGGCCTTTACCCGGAACCTTCCGCGTGACCCCTACGTTGATCGTCGCTGGAAGCGCATGTCCTGGCTGGCGATTGATGAGCTGGGTCGTATGAAAGATCTGGGTGAGTGCCCCATGGCCCAGGGTGGACAGTATAACGATGCCGAAAGCATGGCGGACAAGCTGCGCTGGTATCCGGCTCTTGAGCAGGATTTTCTGGACCGGCCCGACGTCCGCGCCTTTGTCGAAGCCTGGGCAGGACTCTGGGGACTGGGTGCCAATGAGCCCATCCTGATGCAGATCACAGGCGTCAGGGGCTCGGGCGAGCTTGACCCTCTTCAGGGCCAGGGCATTCATGCCGACGGCTGCCGCTATCTGAGCATCATGGTGCTGGACCGTGACAACGTCAGCGGTGCTGAAAGTGTGCTTTACGCAGATCGTGCAGGCCAGGCGTTGCTGGCTGATCAGGTCATGGAACCCGGCGATGTGCTTCATCTGCGTGATGACCGCCTCTTTCACGGCGCCAAGGCGCTGCGTCAGGACGACCCGGGCCAGCCCTATGAGCGATTTATCATCATCATCAACTCAAGCTTCGTGGATGGTTTTCAAAATCGCATGCTGCGTCGCTACTTCCCGGAAGCTGTCATTCATGAACATATTGCCTGA
- a CDS encoding HNH endonuclease, translating to MRQPMVLRLHASGIPIDWLTLEEAAVLMSRASEGGVVWADGEAAYRLHGGTSSLTGRQSFIDIPEVIGVSPSVNAMLAFEHTGFNRVLCKYREGLCCAYCGVTVTRQALTIDHILPRSRGGRLSMLNAVACCQRCNSLKGNRTPEEAGMALLLKPFVPTMAEVLYMMRPKAMTPRQLWYLKCQFKNAPLRAYLKAALAA from the coding sequence ATGCGCCAACCCATGGTGTTACGTCTACATGCCTCCGGCATCCCGATCGACTGGTTGACGCTTGAAGAAGCTGCGGTATTGATGTCGCGTGCCTCTGAAGGTGGTGTGGTGTGGGCTGATGGTGAGGCCGCTTATCGACTGCACGGCGGCACCAGCTCACTAACCGGCAGGCAGTCGTTTATTGATATTCCTGAGGTCATCGGGGTCTCGCCGTCGGTCAATGCCATGCTGGCGTTCGAGCACACCGGCTTTAATCGGGTGCTGTGCAAATACCGTGAAGGCCTTTGCTGCGCCTACTGTGGCGTGACGGTGACGCGCCAGGCCCTGACCATCGATCACATTCTACCCCGATCCCGTGGCGGGCGACTTTCGATGCTCAATGCGGTGGCCTGTTGTCAGCGCTGCAACAGTCTCAAGGGCAATCGAACGCCGGAAGAGGCGGGCATGGCGCTTCTGTTGAAACCCTTCGTACCGACCATGGCAGAAGTGCTCTACATGATGCGCCCGAAAGCCATGACGCCCCGGCAGCTCTGGTATCTGAAGTGTCAGTTCAAGAATGCACCGCTTCGCGCGTATCTGAAAGCAGCACTGGCAGCCTGA
- a CDS encoding L-serine ammonia-lyase: protein MPISVFELFNIGIGPSSSHTVGPMRAAKFFLDALEERQATSRVTGMEIHLHGSLSATGVGHGTDRAVIMGLMGELPASIDPDIIAPAIDELLESQVLRLGGRVSVPFLWERDFYWSNEPLPRHPNAMTLVATLRDGSNITQTWYSVGGGFVINGADEENADVEPGITLPYDFESADALLEICKRENMSIAQVMMANELVWRSEEEVRQELFGIWQAMQACIAKGLEQTGVLPGGLNVRRRASGLLARLERAEKNLIATTFSAMDWVNLFALAVNEENAAGGRMVTAPTNGAAGIIPAVLGYWMKFEESACERGVVDFLLTAGAIGILCKKNASISGAEVGCQGEVGSACAMAAAGLCQVMGGTPEQVENAAEIGLEHNLGLTCDPVGGLVQVPCIERNAIASVKAINAAQFALNGDGSHFISLDHAIRTMRDTGRDMQSKYKETSLGGLAVNYGLAVNAIEC from the coding sequence ATGCCTATCAGCGTCTTCGAATTGTTCAATATCGGCATCGGCCCATCCAGCTCGCACACGGTTGGCCCGATGCGCGCGGCCAAATTTTTTCTGGATGCGCTGGAAGAACGTCAGGCGACCTCACGCGTTACCGGTATGGAGATCCATCTTCACGGTTCACTGTCAGCCACCGGGGTCGGGCACGGTACCGACCGCGCGGTCATCATGGGACTGATGGGAGAGCTGCCGGCCTCGATCGATCCGGACATCATCGCGCCGGCCATTGATGAGCTGCTGGAGTCACAGGTGCTGCGCCTGGGGGGGCGGGTCAGCGTGCCCTTTTTGTGGGAGCGGGACTTTTACTGGTCCAACGAGCCACTGCCGCGTCACCCCAACGCCATGACGCTGGTGGCCACGCTCAGGGATGGCAGCAACATCACCCAGACCTGGTATTCGGTGGGCGGCGGCTTTGTTATTAATGGTGCCGATGAAGAAAATGCTGATGTCGAGCCCGGCATCACGCTGCCCTATGATTTCGAAAGCGCCGACGCGCTGCTTGAGATCTGCAAGCGCGAGAACATGAGCATCGCCCAGGTCATGATGGCCAATGAGCTGGTCTGGCGCAGTGAAGAGGAAGTGCGTCAGGAGCTCTTCGGTATCTGGCAGGCGATGCAGGCCTGTATCGCCAAGGGGCTTGAGCAAACCGGTGTACTCCCGGGCGGCCTCAACGTTCGCCGTCGTGCCTCAGGTCTGCTGGCCAGGCTTGAGCGCGCCGAGAAAAACCTGATCGCGACCACCTTTTCAGCGATGGACTGGGTCAATCTGTTTGCCCTGGCAGTCAATGAAGAAAACGCCGCCGGTGGGCGCATGGTGACGGCACCCACCAATGGCGCCGCCGGTATTATTCCAGCAGTGCTTGGCTACTGGATGAAGTTTGAAGAGAGTGCCTGTGAGCGTGGCGTCGTCGACTTCCTGTTGACGGCCGGTGCCATCGGTATTCTGTGCAAGAAAAACGCCTCGATCTCCGGTGCCGAAGTCGGGTGCCAGGGAGAAGTGGGTTCGGCCTGCGCCATGGCCGCTGCCGGTCTGTGCCAGGTCATGGGGGGCACGCCCGAGCAGGTGGAAAACGCCGCCGAAATCGGCCTTGAGCACAATCTCGGCCTGACCTGCGACCCGGTCGGCGGTCTGGTTCAGGTGCCGTGTATCGAGCGTAATGCCATTGCGTCGGTCAAGGCGATCAATGCCGCTCAGTTTGCGCTTAATGGCGATGGCAGCCACTTTATTTCGCTGGATCATGCCATCCGTACCATGCGCGATACTGGTCGGGACATGCAGAGCAAATACAAGGAAACCTCGCTGGGCGGGCTGGCCGTCAATTACGGGCTGGCCGTCAACGCCATCGAGTGCTGA
- a CDS encoding transglutaminase-like cysteine peptidase has product MPLHRAFAATLLTGCLALPFTSSAKAFTWWDDSREMAITQSRAELVQQVRQYQGLAQLQYVNRVVNNAARQQEEEGTDIWKGFDRLTREGYGDCEDFAIAKYQILREVGMSSDRLDFLAARDTLTPTYHAVLRYRKQDGSYLILDNLTPLILPQTQRTDLTPIVAFDQTHSLLWKGGHFVPVAPTHIKLGGTLLSERMARLMHY; this is encoded by the coding sequence ATGCCCCTTCATCGCGCTTTTGCCGCCACGCTGTTGACCGGCTGCCTTGCCCTGCCTTTCACATCATCCGCCAAAGCCTTCACCTGGTGGGACGACAGCCGCGAGATGGCCATTACCCAATCGAGAGCTGAACTGGTTCAACAGGTGCGTCAGTATCAGGGACTGGCGCAGCTGCAGTACGTCAACAGAGTGGTCAATAACGCCGCGCGCCAGCAGGAAGAAGAAGGCACTGACATCTGGAAAGGCTTTGATCGTCTAACCCGTGAGGGCTACGGCGACTGCGAGGACTTTGCCATCGCCAAATACCAGATATTGCGCGAGGTCGGCATGTCATCCGACAGGCTCGATTTTCTGGCGGCCAGGGATACCCTCACCCCTACCTATCACGCCGTATTGCGCTATCGAAAGCAGGACGGCAGTTATCTGATCCTTGATAACCTCACCCCACTGATACTGCCTCAGACACAGCGTACCGACCTCACCCCTATCGTGGCCTTTGACCAGACCCATAGCCTGCTCTGGAAGGGTGGACACTTCGTCCCGGTCGCCCCGACACACATCAAACTGGGGGGCACACTGCTGAGCGAGCGTATGGCCAGGCTGATGCACTACTGA